The following proteins are encoded in a genomic region of Streptococcus equi subsp. equi:
- a CDS encoding membrane protein, translating into MQGLSDYLYQHPILVLLVICHFLSDYHLQSQVIADKKEEQLAYLGLHLLGVAAPLFLVVMCIPKLWLTAILIFSSHAVIDYFKPKWARIIKLDRSWVFVLDQLLHLFIILALVARVNQAEIPDWLHARQLLLVLFMVLITKPVNIIFKLCFNKFQPASDKPMDTIVGAGAAIGNLERIVMGVCMVLGQFASIGLVLTAKSIARYNKISESPAFAEYYLIGSLFSVLSVFIAAWMCFF; encoded by the coding sequence ATGCAGGGCTTATCTGATTACCTTTATCAGCATCCTATTTTAGTGCTGCTAGTGATTTGTCATTTTTTATCAGATTATCACCTTCAGAGTCAGGTTATTGCTGATAAGAAGGAGGAGCAGCTTGCTTATCTGGGGCTGCACTTATTAGGGGTAGCTGCTCCATTGTTTCTAGTGGTGATGTGTATACCTAAGCTTTGGCTAACAGCGATCCTTATTTTTAGTAGCCATGCGGTTATTGATTATTTTAAGCCAAAATGGGCTCGTATCATTAAGCTTGATCGGTCGTGGGTCTTTGTGTTGGACCAGCTCTTGCATCTTTTCATTATTCTGGCTTTAGTCGCTCGTGTTAATCAGGCTGAGATCCCTGATTGGTTACATGCTCGGCAGTTATTGTTAGTGCTTTTTATGGTTTTGATCACCAAGCCTGTCAATATTATCTTTAAGCTCTGCTTCAATAAATTCCAGCCAGCTAGTGATAAACCAATGGATACCATTGTAGGGGCGGGTGCGGCTATTGGTAATTTAGAGCGTATTGTTATGGGCGTTTGTATGGTGTTGGGACAATTTGCTTCAATCGGACTGGTGCTTACCGCTAAGTCTATTGCTCGCTACAATAAAATCTCTGAAAGCCCAGCCTTTGCTGAATATTATTTGATTGGATCGCTGTTTAGTGTCTTAAGTGTCTTTATCGCAGCATGGATGTGTTTTTTCTAA
- the satD gene encoding secretion and acid tolerance protein SatD: MLYIAVIGDLVHSKQIQSRSLVQESLKACLDQLNHDFSSYIVSNLSVTLGDEFQGLLTNDAPVFQLIDLINQAMTGYPVRFGIGQGTILTDINPDISIGADGPAYWRAREAIHYIHQKNDYGNTQVAIRTDKEHKDLVLNSLLAAGEAIKASWRASQLEVFHALLDLGIYEEQFDQQLIGDTLDLQSSALSKRLKSSSVKVYLRSRHAALTYLQE, from the coding sequence ATGCTATATATCGCTGTTATTGGGGATTTGGTCCATTCTAAGCAAATTCAGTCGCGTTCTTTGGTGCAAGAGTCCTTAAAGGCCTGTCTGGATCAGCTCAACCATGATTTTTCTTCCTATATCGTCTCTAACTTATCTGTGACTCTGGGTGATGAATTTCAAGGCTTGTTGACTAATGATGCGCCTGTTTTTCAACTCATTGATTTAATTAATCAAGCCATGACAGGCTACCCTGTTAGGTTTGGTATTGGACAGGGGACTATTTTGACTGATATTAACCCTGATATTAGTATTGGTGCTGACGGTCCAGCCTATTGGCGTGCCAGAGAGGCTATTCATTACATTCATCAAAAAAATGATTATGGCAATACCCAGGTAGCTATACGGACTGATAAGGAGCACAAGGATCTGGTGCTCAATAGCCTTTTAGCAGCTGGTGAGGCGATAAAAGCTAGCTGGCGTGCTAGTCAATTAGAGGTGTTTCATGCGCTTTTAGACTTAGGGATCTATGAAGAACAATTTGACCAACAGCTCATTGGCGATACATTGGACCTCCAATCAAGTGCCTTGTCAAAGCGCTTAAAAAGCAGCAGTGTAAAGGTTTATCTTAGAAGTCGCCATGCAGCTTTGACCTACCTACAAGAATAA
- the topA gene encoding DNA topoisomerase I yields MGRQYKVVASVGHIRDLKKSSMSIDFDNHYEPQYINIRGKGPLINALKKEAKNAKKVYLASDPDREGEAISWHLSHILGLDPDDNNRVVFNEITKDAVKEAFEGPRKIDMDLVDSQQARRVLDRIVGYSISPILWKKVKKGLSAGRVQSVALKLIIDREHEIKAFVPEEYWSIDGLFKKGTKKFQASFYGLNGKKMKLNTNDDVKLVLSRLSSDDFMVSKVEKKERRRHAPLPYTTSSLQQDAANKINFRTRKTMMVAQQLYEGISLGPNGTQGLITYMRTDSTRISPVAQNDAAGFIVERFGSQYSKHGNRVKNATGAQDAHEAIRPSNVNHTPEAIAKFLDKDQLKLYTLIWNRFVASQMTAAVFDTVKVNLEQNSVLFVANGSQMKFDGYMAVYNDSDKSKMLPEMTEGEVVKKVTLTPEQHFTQPPARYSEASLIKTLEENGVGRPSTYAPTLDVIQRRYYVKLAAKRFEPTELGEIVNQLIVEFFPDIVDVKFTADMEDKLDQIEIGKEAWQNVIDQFYKPFVKELTKAETEIEKIQIKDEPAGFDCELCGHPMVVKLGRFGKFYACSNFPECHHTKAITKEIGVSCPACQQGQVIERKTKRNRIFYGCDRYPECDFTSWDLPVGRSCPKSGDYLVEKKIRGGKQVVCSNEVCDYKEEIVK; encoded by the coding sequence TTGGGACGTCAGTATAAGGTCGTTGCCTCGGTTGGTCATATTCGTGATTTGAAAAAATCATCAATGTCTATTGATTTTGACAATCATTATGAGCCACAGTATATTAATATTCGTGGTAAGGGTCCGCTGATTAATGCCTTAAAAAAAGAAGCAAAGAATGCTAAAAAGGTTTATCTAGCAAGTGACCCGGATCGTGAGGGAGAGGCCATTTCATGGCATTTATCACATATTTTGGGACTTGATCCTGATGATAACAATCGTGTCGTTTTCAATGAAATCACAAAGGATGCCGTCAAAGAAGCTTTTGAAGGCCCAAGAAAAATTGATATGGATTTGGTTGACTCACAGCAGGCACGTCGTGTACTGGATCGTATTGTTGGTTATTCCATTTCGCCAATTCTCTGGAAAAAGGTTAAAAAGGGGCTTTCAGCAGGGCGCGTGCAATCGGTTGCTCTAAAGCTAATCATTGACAGAGAGCATGAGATTAAGGCCTTTGTTCCTGAAGAATATTGGTCAATTGATGGTCTCTTTAAAAAAGGGACAAAAAAATTCCAAGCAAGCTTTTACGGCCTCAATGGCAAAAAGATGAAGCTCAATACCAATGATGATGTTAAGCTTGTTTTGTCTCGATTAAGTAGCGATGATTTTATGGTTAGTAAGGTTGAGAAAAAAGAACGCAGGCGTCATGCTCCTTTACCTTATACAACCTCCTCATTGCAGCAGGACGCAGCCAATAAGATTAACTTTCGGACTCGTAAAACAATGATGGTTGCTCAGCAGCTTTATGAGGGGATTAGTCTTGGTCCTAATGGAACACAAGGGTTAATTACTTACATGCGTACGGACTCTACTCGTATCAGCCCAGTTGCTCAAAATGATGCCGCAGGCTTTATTGTTGAACGTTTCGGTAGTCAGTACTCTAAGCATGGCAATCGAGTTAAAAATGCTACTGGTGCTCAAGACGCTCATGAGGCTATTCGACCATCTAATGTGAACCATACGCCAGAGGCTATTGCTAAATTTTTAGATAAGGATCAGCTAAAGCTCTATACCTTGATTTGGAACCGCTTTGTCGCTAGTCAGATGACAGCTGCTGTGTTTGATACTGTTAAGGTTAACCTAGAGCAAAATAGTGTCCTTTTTGTTGCCAATGGCAGTCAGATGAAATTTGACGGTTATATGGCTGTTTACAATGATTCTGATAAAAGCAAGATGCTTCCTGAAATGACAGAAGGAGAAGTGGTTAAAAAGGTTACCTTAACACCTGAACAGCACTTTACTCAACCGCCAGCTCGTTATTCAGAAGCAAGCCTGATTAAAACACTGGAAGAAAACGGTGTTGGAAGGCCATCAACCTATGCTCCAACACTCGATGTGATTCAGCGTCGTTATTATGTTAAGCTGGCTGCTAAACGCTTTGAGCCGACGGAATTAGGCGAAATTGTTAATCAATTGATTGTGGAATTCTTCCCTGATATTGTTGATGTCAAATTTACAGCTGATATGGAAGATAAGCTTGATCAGATAGAGATCGGCAAAGAAGCCTGGCAGAATGTGATTGACCAATTCTACAAGCCATTTGTTAAGGAGTTAACCAAGGCTGAAACGGAGATCGAAAAAATTCAAATCAAGGACGAGCCGGCTGGTTTTGATTGTGAGCTGTGCGGCCACCCGATGGTTGTTAAGCTGGGTAGATTTGGCAAGTTTTATGCTTGTAGTAACTTTCCTGAGTGCCATCATACAAAGGCCATCACAAAGGAAATTGGAGTTTCTTGTCCAGCTTGTCAGCAAGGCCAAGTCATTGAGCGCAAAACAAAGCGTAACCGTATTTTCTATGGCTGCGACCGCTACCCTGAGTGTGACTTTACCTCGTGGGATTTGCCGGTAGGACGGTCTTGTCCGAAGTCAGGCGATTACCTTGTTGAGAAAAAAATTCGTGGAGGTAAGCAGGTTGTGTGTAGCAATGAAGTCTGTGACTATAAAGAAGAGATTGTAAAGTAG
- the smf gene encoding SMF family protein produces MNNFELYKLKKAGLTNLNILNLIDYQQRNNKSLSLRDMAVVSCCKNPVLFIETYKQLNVALLKKEFNQFPSLSILDKQYPLALREIYNPPVLLFYQGDLSLLEKPKLAVVGSRESSEIGTRSVYKIIKELKNHFVIVSGLARGIDTSAHLACLKAGGQTIAVIGTGLDRYYPKENHQLQEFLSQRHLVLSEYGAGEAALSYHFPERNRIIAGLSRGVLVVEAKQRSGSLITCQLAMEEGRDIFVVPDNILNGTSAGCLKLIKDGASCVTHGRDILSEYHYS; encoded by the coding sequence ATGAATAATTTTGAACTTTATAAATTAAAAAAGGCTGGGCTAACTAATTTAAATATTCTTAACCTGATTGACTACCAGCAGCGTAATAACAAGTCTCTATCCCTTAGAGATATGGCAGTGGTTTCTTGCTGCAAAAATCCAGTTTTATTTATTGAGACCTACAAGCAATTAAATGTCGCCTTGTTAAAAAAGGAATTCAACCAGTTTCCGAGCTTATCTATCCTAGATAAGCAATACCCATTGGCCCTGAGGGAAATCTATAATCCTCCTGTTTTACTCTTTTATCAAGGTGATTTAAGCCTGTTAGAAAAGCCTAAGCTGGCAGTCGTTGGCTCTAGAGAATCCAGTGAAATTGGGACGCGGTCTGTTTACAAAATCATCAAAGAGCTTAAGAATCACTTTGTCATTGTCAGCGGGCTTGCTAGAGGTATTGATACCAGTGCTCATCTCGCTTGCTTGAAAGCAGGTGGGCAAACCATAGCTGTTATCGGGACTGGCCTAGATCGCTACTATCCAAAGGAAAATCACCAGCTACAGGAGTTTTTATCTCAGCGTCATCTCGTGCTCAGTGAATATGGGGCTGGAGAGGCCGCCTTGTCTTATCATTTCCCTGAAAGAAACCGTATTATCGCAGGTCTTAGTCGAGGTGTCCTTGTTGTTGAGGCTAAGCAGCGCTCTGGCTCTTTGATTACCTGTCAGCTAGCTATGGAAGAGGGACGTGATATTTTTGTCGTACCTGACAATATTCTTAATGGGACATCGGCGGGCTGTTTGAAGCTGATCAAAGATGGTGCCAGCTGTGTCACTCATGGCAGAGACATTCTTTCAGAATACCACTATTCTTAA